From one Triticum urartu cultivar G1812 chromosome 3, Tu2.1, whole genome shotgun sequence genomic stretch:
- the LOC125548185 gene encoding uncharacterized protein LOC125548185 codes for MEDGRRRRRRRRRKSAQRETAPATKIDALTDDFLELVFLRLPLHRHLVYAACTCRRWRRVIAGDVGRFLLRFISLRGLSPAHFSGHYRVDERHRHPRPPGGNPVFVPSSSRWVAAAVARNLALDFLPRPGLAGRCWELADFWDGLLLLLLLDKETTWSPAYALVVCDPLTGSYSTVPLSAWFQGCGCLGAFLLHGEDAGARISLSNFRVTCAVYRPGDGVARACAFSSAGGGRWTSGAARSSMAVYGDQFGSGRGLGPFHFAGSTYGFAYWTVGDGILLALDKKAAEFSSSVGLDETKYAALEDKRHTAEYAYQSPWFRACLS; via the coding sequence ATGGAGgacggccgccgccgccgccgccgccgccgccgcaagaGTGCCCAGAGGGAAACCGCGCCGGCAACCAAGATCGATGCCCTCACGGACGATTTTCTCGAGCTCGTGTTCCTGCGCCTCCCCTTGCATCGCCACCTCGTCTACGCAGCGTGCACGTGCCGGCGCTGGCGCCGCGTGATCGCGGGCGACGTCGGACGCTTCcttctccggttcatctcgctCCGCGGCCTGTCGCCCGCCCACTTCTCCGGCCACTACCGCGTCGACGAGCGCCACCGGCACCCGCGTCCGCCCGGCGGCAACCCCGTCTTCGTCCCCTCCTCCTCGCGGTGGGTGGCCGCCGCCGTCGCGCGGAACCTCGCGCTCGACTTCCTCCCGCGGCCGGGACTGGCGGGCCGCTGCTGGGAGCTCGCCGACTTCTGGGACGGTCTCCTGCTCTTGCTGCTCCTGGACAAGGAGACAACATGGTCGCCGGCGTATGCCCTGGTCGTCTGCGATCCCCTGACGGGGAGCTACAGCACCGTCCCGCTCTCGGCGTGGTTCCAGGGCTGCGGTTGCCTGGGCGCCTTCCTCCTCCACGGCGAGGACGCGGGCGCGCGCATCAGCCTGTCCAACTTCAGGGTGACGTGCGCGGTCTATCGCCCTGGGGACGGCGTCGCCAGGGCCTGCGCGTTCTCGTCCGCCGGCGGCGGCCGCTGGACCTCCGGCGCCGCTCGTAGCAGCATGGCAGTCTACGGCGACCAGTTCGGGAgcggcaggggtctgggcccctTCCACTTCGCAGGGAGCACCTACGGGTTCGCCTACTGGACGGTGGGAGACGGCATCCTTCTCGCTCTGGACAAGAAGGCCGCCGAGTTCTCCTCCTCCGTcgggctcgacgagacgaagTACGCCGCGCTCGAGGACAAGCGGCACACCGCCGAGTACGCCTACCAGAGCCCGTGGTTCCGAGCATGCTTATCCTAG